A single Nicotiana tabacum cultivar K326 chromosome 5, ASM71507v2, whole genome shotgun sequence DNA region contains:
- the LOC142181242 gene encoding uncharacterized protein LOC142181242 gives MTNENQTNGSVAGTVATVASRSTLSHAMAPAEKPGKFSGIDFKRWQMKMLFYLTTLSLQRFIKEDPPVMAENTPDDERLVVTEAWKHSDFLCKNYILSYLEDGLYNVYSVMETSKVLWNALEKKYKTEDVGLKKFVAARFLDFKMIDTRSVITQVQELQVIVHDLLAEGMVINEAFQVAAFIEKLPPLWKDFKNYLKHKRKEMTLEDLIVRLRIEEDNKNAEKKSHGNSTIMGANVVEEAPQNKKRKKASGPKNYPSKKKFKGNCHNCGRSGHKAVDCRAPKNDKKKKNQANMVEDEMEDLCAILSECNLDPTRQSSWEIHQRPKLKELARLR, from the exons ATGACGAATGAAAACCAAACTAATGGAAGTGTTGCGGGAACGGTTGCTACTGTTGCAAGTcgttctactctttctcatgctatggcaccggcagaaaaacccggaaagttTTCCGGTATTGACTTCAAACGTTGGCAAATGAAGATGCTATTTTATCTTACTACGTTGAGTTTGCAACGTTTCATCAAGGAGGATCCTCCGGTCATGGCTGAAAATACTCCGGATGATGAACGACTTGTTGtaactgaagcatggaaacattctgatttcttgtgcaaaaactacatattgagttatttggaagatggcttgtacaatgtttatagtgtcatggaaacttcaaaagtGTTATGGaatgcacttgagaagaagtacaagactgaggatgtcggacttaagaagttcgtggctgcaaggtttttggatttcaagatgattgacactaggtccgtcataactcaagtccaagaattacaagtcattgtgcatgacctccttgctgaag gtatggtcataaatgaggCCTTTCAAGTCGCTGCTTTCATTGAAAAGttacctccgttgtggaaggattttaagaactatcttaaacacaagcggaaggagatgacactagaagacttgattgttcgtctgaggatagaagaagacaacaaaaatgCTGAAAAGAAGTCACATGGAAACTCGACAATAATGGGGGCAAACGTTGTTGAGGAGGcgccacaaaataagaagaggaagaaggcttccggaccaaagaattacccaagCAAGAAAAAGTTCAAGGGTAATTGCCACAACTGTGGAAGATCTGGGCATAAGGCCGTGGATTGTCGTGCGCCCAAGaatgataagaagaaaaagaatcaagctAACATGGTTGAAGATGAAATGGAGGACTTATGTGCCAT